In a single window of the Ktedonobacteraceae bacterium genome:
- a CDS encoding helix-turn-helix transcriptional regulator has product MKRDEDTQISGTMNDYLVQRMTDEQHGQEFTIEYLKADFLASAANALSSLRHQAGLTQAQLAERLNTKQSAIARLEADFDGAISLRRYIDFALACGFIPHHITFVPLVTAGSFTLAQPDRSLTFENQQNWMNTTFQLTLEPVGTTSQMTFTVSTSVTTLKEPSPKSNIVATQLQPHQLQEKVAA; this is encoded by the coding sequence ATGAAAAGAGATGAAGATACCCAGATTTCAGGAACAATGAATGATTACCTTGTGCAGAGAATGACCGATGAACAGCACGGTCAAGAATTTACAATAGAATACCTCAAAGCTGATTTTCTTGCGTCTGCTGCCAATGCCCTCTCCTCTCTACGGCATCAAGCAGGCCTGACACAAGCGCAGCTTGCAGAGCGGCTCAACACTAAACAATCCGCTATAGCTCGCCTGGAGGCAGATTTCGATGGTGCAATATCTTTGCGTCGTTATATTGATTTCGCGCTTGCATGTGGATTCATACCGCATCATATAACCTTTGTTCCGTTAGTGACAGCAGGCAGCTTTACTTTAGCACAACCAGATAGGTCTTTGACTTTTGAGAATCAACAGAACTGGATGAATACTACTTTCCAGCTTACGCTTGAGCCTGTTGGTACAACATCTCAAATGACTTTTACTGTTTCTACATCAGTGACAACCTTGAAAGAACCGAGTCCAAAATCCAATATAGTTGCAACGCAGTTGCAACCACACCAATTACAGGAAAAGGTAGCTGCATAA